A DNA window from Archocentrus centrarchus isolate MPI-CPG fArcCen1 chromosome 15, fArcCen1, whole genome shotgun sequence contains the following coding sequences:
- the LOC115793502 gene encoding transmembrane protein 150A: MGFWIIFPICLSLVSFIGTWSVYGLAFSNNHVCSLTSWGNSNYCRVNQTDDGCCWVPTISSSGTYPPENSLFTATINAGSFMFLLFCIFHHAHIMEKHSSQSMMSKFALVFGVIAAMGAFTAGNCNPFHVSLLHYLGAAISFMCVCFYTALLTALTGKYVLSGYEKFLYPLRITSTVFQAFVTIIYTVLFVQTEYFYVHLSAVFEWMLSINLELFELSYAVEFFFFSSYMLSNLLSKREEEKPLMLTMS, encoded by the exons ATGGGGTTCTGGATTATTTTCCCCATCTGTCTTTCACTGGTGTCCTTCATTGGAACGTGGAGTGT ATATGGGCTAGCCTTCTCCAACAATCATGTGTGCTCCCTCACTAGTTG GGGAAACAGCAACTACTGTAGAGTGAATCAGACTGATGATGGATGCTGCTGGGTTCCTActataag CTCAAGTGGAACCTATCCACCAGAAAATTCACTTTTTACAGCCACAATCAACGCTGGATCCTTTATGT TTCTGCTGTTCTGTATATTCCACCATGCCCATATTATGGAGAAACATTCAAGTCAGTCCATGATGAGCAAGTTTGCACTGGTCTTCGGTGTGATCGCAGCCATGGGAGCATTCACAGCTGGAAACTGCAAT CCATTTCACGTGTCACTCCTTCACTACCTCGGGGCTGCCATCAGTTTCATGTGCGTCTGCTTCTACACTGCACTGCTCACTGCACTGACAGGGAAGTATGTGCTTTCTGGATATGAAAAGTTTCTCTACCCGCTGCGAATCACCTCCACTGTATTTCAAGCATTTGTGACCATCATCT atactgttttgtttgttcagaCTGAATACTTCTATGTTCACCTGTCTGCTGTCTTTGAGTGGATGCTGAGTATAAATTTGGAGCTGTTTGAGCTGAGCTACGCCGTggaatttttcttcttttcgtCATATATGCTCTCAAACCTGTTGAGCAAACGTGAGGAGGAAAAGCCTTTGATGCTGACAATGTCCTGA
- the eif4e1c gene encoding eukaryotic translation initiation factor 4E family member 1c — MGEGVTFVAFPWGRLLGLLGIQLKCDRSGFRRRASSWSDAGAPDGQIISTVKMATSEPKTTETEDQQTDGQVVVNPEQYIKHPLQNRWALWYFKNDKSKSWTENLRLISKFDTVEDFWALYNHIQQPSKLGFGCDYCLFKDGIKPMWEDDRNKLGGRWLMTLNKQQRHNDLDRYWMETLLCLVGESFDEASEDVCGAVVNVRPKGDKISIWTSNCQNRDAIMTIGQLYKERLNLPMKAMIGYQSHDDTSSKSGSTTKNMYSV, encoded by the exons ATGGGAGAGGGTGTAACCTTCGTGGCCTTTCCGTGGGGACGCCTGCTTGGACTTCTGGGCATTCAGCTCAAATGTGACCGAAGCGGCTTCCGTAGAAGAGCGAGTAGCTGGAGTGACGCAGGAGCGCCGGACGGCCAGATCATTTCTACAGTCAAGATGGCGACATCGGAGCCG aaaacaactgaaactgAAGATCAACAGACTGACGGTCAGGTTGTTGTGAATCCTGAGCAGTATATCAAACATCCTTTGCAAAACAG aTGGGCCCTGTGGTATTTCAAAAACGATAAGAGCAAAAGCTGGACAGAAAACTTGCGTCTCATTTCCAAGTTTGACACAGTGGAAGACTTTTGGGC ATTATACAACCACATACAGCAGCCAAGCAAACTTGGCTTTGGGTGCGATTACTGCTTATTTAAG GATGGGATCAAGCCGATGTGGGAGGACGACAGGAACAAGCTGGGGGGTCGATGGCTGATGACTCTCAATAAACAACAGAGGCACAATGATCTCGATCGCTACTGGATGGAAACG ctgTTGTGTTTAGTCGGTGAGTCGTTTGATGAGGCAAGTGAAGATGTCTGCGGTGCTGTGGTCAACGTCAGACCTAAAGGTGACAAAATATCCATCTGGACTAGTAACTGCCAAAACAGGGACGCCATCATGACGATAGG GCAACTTTACAAAGAGCGGCTGAACCTCCCCATGAAAGCCATGATTGGCTACCAGTCACATGACGACACGTCCAGTAAGAGCGGCTCCACCACCAAGAACATGTACTCCGTTTGA